A window of the Helianthus annuus cultivar XRQ/B chromosome 4, HanXRQr2.0-SUNRISE, whole genome shotgun sequence genome harbors these coding sequences:
- the LOC110938020 gene encoding phosphatidylinositol 4-kinase gamma 8, with the protein MAVVIDRPHQTFKPLARLPRCRLQSYSHLRDFAQNITHIHKSYSTPCLSVTTKDFESPNPRIEIICGRKAPKVHALVAEVAIALASGVKPTPVPTGLGGAYYLQSRKGSTIAVVKPADEEPLAFNNPKGFAGRMLGQPGMKRSIRVGETGLRELAAYLLDHGGFAGVPPSALVKICHVKFNVNKNNMGLATNPPFKITSIQRYVEHETDAGDLGPSGFSVSSVHRIGILDIRLLNLDRHAGNMLVKSFHGSYVAGMVELVPIDHGFCLPESLDDPYFEWLHWPQASMPFSETETDYISNLDPFKDAELLRTELPLIRECSVRVFILCTVFLKRATAAGLSLADIGQMMTRDFIGGEESWSILENICVNAKANLEMEIASGGNDEVKEFDQMFAFDKEIEDELNPNEGVSIQSATDKLPKLSTLSDACLVRLVQECDIKDGCSPAGIPILRSMSFAAHTNNHDTGVCVSFEEMKEDEWSSFLEYFKELLPEAFEEKKSTGLLKQRLGNSCEF; encoded by the coding sequence ATGGCTGTAGTCATTGATCGCCCTCATCAAACATTTAAGCCCCTTGCCAGACTTCCAAGATGCAGGCTCCAATCCTACTCTCATTTGCGCGATTTCGCCCAAAACATTACACACATCCACAAAAGCTATTCCACCCCATGCCTTTCTGTAACTACCAAAGACTTTGAATCACCCAACCCACGAATCGAAATCATCTGCGGTCGCAAGGCGCCAAAGGTTCATGCGCTTGTGGCTGAGGTCGCCATTGCATTAGCATCAGGGGTCAAACCCACGCCAGTGCCAACCGGCCTTGGCGGGGCATACTATTTGCAGTCCAGAAAAGGTAGCACCATTGCGGTTGTCAAGCCGGCCGATGAAGAACCCTTGGCATTCAACAATCCTAAAGGTTTTGCCGGCCGGATGTTGGGCCAGCCTGGGATGAAACGTTCTATCAGGGTAGGGGAAACCGGCCTCCGGGAACTGGCTGCATATTTGCTTGACCATGGTGGCTTTGCAGGCGTTCCTCCATCAGCACTTGTTAAAATATGTCATGTCAAGTTTAATGTAAATAAAAACAACATGGGATTGGCTACCAACCCACCTTTTAAAATCACATCAATACAACGATATGTGGAACATGAGACAGATGCAGGAGATCTGGGCCCGTCGGGCTTCTCGGTTAGTTCTGTTCACCGTATCGGTATACTTGACATTCGGCTCCTTAACCTTGACAGACATGCAGGGAACATGCTTGTGAAGAGTTTTCACGGTAGCTATGTTGCTGGGATGGTTGAACTTGTCCCCATTGACCACGGGTTTTGTTTACCCGAGTCATTAGACGACCCGTATTTCGAATGGCTACATTGGCCCCAAGCTTCAATGCCATTTTCGGAAACGGAAACTGATTATATCTCAAATCTTGATCCGTTTAAAGATGCTGAACTTTTAAGAACCGAGCTTCCATTAATCAGGGAGTGCTCTGTCCGTGTTTTCATACTTTGTACCGTTTTCTTGAAACGGGCAACTGCTGCTGGACTTTCTCTTGCTGATATAGGTCAAATGATGACACGGGATTTTATCGGAGGTGAAGAAAGTTGGAGTATTTTGGAGAATATTTGTGTAAACGCAAAGGCTAACTTGGAAATGGAAATAGCAAGTGGCGGAAATGATGAAGTAAAAGAATTCGATCAAATGTTTGCGTTTGATAAGGAGATTGAGGACGAGCTGAACCCGAATGAGGGTGTTTCTATACAATCAGCAACTGATAAACTACCAAAATTGAGTACGTTGAGTGATGCATGTTTGGTCCGATTAGTACAAGAATGTGATATTAAAGACGGTTGTAGTCCAGCTGGGATACCAATACTAAGAAGCATGAGCTTTGCGGCTCATACCAACAATCATGATACAGGAGTGTGTGTTTCGTTTGAGGAAATGAAGGAAGACGAATGGTCATCGTTCTTGGAGTATTTCAAGGAGCTTTTACCAGAGGCTTTTGAGGAGAAAAAGAGCACGGGCTTGTTGAAACAGAGGTTAGGAAATTCTTGTGAATTCTGA
- the LOC110938021 gene encoding uncharacterized protein LOC110938021 isoform X1, producing the protein MAICSLSLNKFPSLFPNLPSLSRHFPSSPYKNQLSISYKPLASYRFPPGRRSIEEEDDDNESVNGSNSKFTEAVALFNSRDYHGCHDYLEEIWNDSEDPIRYLVHGILQCSVGFHHLFNQNHKGAMMEIGEGLCKLRKLNFDTGPFHQFERDMSAVLDFIYQTQLEFAACNDDMCVAILLFMLVLLGNDDMCIAMDQSETSYKLLGGYGAGQHLYWLEMDGSASLYIVFCPDRSVTGDHQPRVRLPILYASQEHLMELEQI; encoded by the exons ATGGCGATTTGTTCACTCTCACTCAACAAATTCCCTTCATTATTTCCCAATCTACCCTCACTCTCCCGCCATTTTCCATCTTCTCCGTACAAAAATCAGTTATCAATATCTTACAAGCCATTAGCATCTTATCGTTTTCCACCAGGTCGACGTTCAatcgaagaagaagatgatgataacGAGTCCGTTAACGGCAGTAACAGTAAGTTCACGGAAGCGGTGGCGTTATTCAACAGTAGAGATTACCACGGATGTCATGACTACCTAGAAGAAATCTGGAACGATTCCGAAGATCCGATTCGATATCTCGTTCACGGAATTTTGCAGTGCTCTGTAGGTTTTCATCATCTATTCAATCAG AATCATAAAGGTGCGATGATGGAGATTGGTGAAGGATTATGCAAGTTACGGAAGTTGAATTTTGATACAGGACCGTTTCATCAGTTTGAGAGAGATATGTCTGCAGTTTTGGATTTTATTTACCAGACACAGTTAGAGTTTGCTGCCT GTAACGATGACATGTGTGTTGCTATTTTGTTGTTCATGTTGGTCCTATTAGGTAACGATGACATGTGTATTGCTATGGATCAGTCTGAGACATCGTATAAACTTCTTGGTGGTTATGGTGCTGGTCAGCATCTGTATTGGCTAGAAATGGATGGATCTGCAAGTTTATATATAGTGTTTTGCCCTGATAGATCTGTTACCGGTGATCACCAACCGAGGGTTAGGCTTCCAATTCTTTATGCTTCTCAAGAACATCTTATGGAGCTAGAGCAGATTTGA
- the LOC110938021 gene encoding uncharacterized protein LOC110938021 isoform X2, whose translation MAICSLSLNKFPSLFPNLPSLSRHFPSSPYKNQLSISYKPLASYRFPPGRRSIEEEDDDNESVNGSNSKFTEAVALFNSRDYHGCHDYLEEIWNDSEDPIRYLVHGILQCSVGFHHLFNQNHKGAMMEIGEGLCKLRKLNFDTGPFHQFERDMSAVLDFIYQTQLEFAACNDDMCIAMDQSETSYKLLGGYGAGQHLYWLEMDGSASLYIVFCPDRSVTGDHQPRVRLPILYASQEHLMELEQI comes from the exons ATGGCGATTTGTTCACTCTCACTCAACAAATTCCCTTCATTATTTCCCAATCTACCCTCACTCTCCCGCCATTTTCCATCTTCTCCGTACAAAAATCAGTTATCAATATCTTACAAGCCATTAGCATCTTATCGTTTTCCACCAGGTCGACGTTCAatcgaagaagaagatgatgataacGAGTCCGTTAACGGCAGTAACAGTAAGTTCACGGAAGCGGTGGCGTTATTCAACAGTAGAGATTACCACGGATGTCATGACTACCTAGAAGAAATCTGGAACGATTCCGAAGATCCGATTCGATATCTCGTTCACGGAATTTTGCAGTGCTCTGTAGGTTTTCATCATCTATTCAATCAG AATCATAAAGGTGCGATGATGGAGATTGGTGAAGGATTATGCAAGTTACGGAAGTTGAATTTTGATACAGGACCGTTTCATCAGTTTGAGAGAGATATGTCTGCAGTTTTGGATTTTATTTACCAGACACAGTTAGAGTTTGCTGCCT GTAACGATGACATGTGTATTGCTATGGATCAGTCTGAGACATCGTATAAACTTCTTGGTGGTTATGGTGCTGGTCAGCATCTGTATTGGCTAGAAATGGATGGATCTGCAAGTTTATATATAGTGTTTTGCCCTGATAGATCTGTTACCGGTGATCACCAACCGAGGGTTAGGCTTCCAATTCTTTATGCTTCTCAAGAACATCTTATGGAGCTAGAGCAGATTTGA